A single window of Nicotiana sylvestris chromosome 3, ASM39365v2, whole genome shotgun sequence DNA harbors:
- the LOC104242437 gene encoding protein NRT1/ PTR FAMILY 5.1, whose product MRGTNINGPSHPAVLQSSKSSCSTNTTYSLPTLPPILQSSTFLTSYHRSNFGFIDLMEANNDYTQDGTVDLRGQPVLAEKTGKWKACSFLVGYEAFERMAFYGIVSNLVVYLTTQLHEDTVSSVRNVNNWSGSVWITPLLGAYVADTYLGRFWTFTISSLIYVMGMVLLTMAVSIKFMKPSCENGVCNKATASQIAFFYASLYIIAIGAGGTKPNISTFGADQFDDFNPQEKKLKVSFFNWWMFSTFAGALLATIGLVYIQENLSWGLGYGIPTVGLIFSLVIFYIGTPNYRHKVRKSQYPARDLFRVPIVAFANRKIELPNDPSELHEFDMQYYFSTGKRQVHHTPVFRFLDKAAVKRDTSTGSRPPCTVTQVEGAKLIMGMAMIWLVTLIPSTIWAQINTLFVKQGTTLDRHLGSRFQIPAASLGSFVTLTMLLSVPMYDRYFVPFMRKKTGNPRGITLLQRLGTGFLIQIVAIAIAYAMEVRRMQVIKMHHINGPKEIVPMTIFCLLPQYVLLGVADVFNAIGLLEFFYDQSPEDMQSLGTTFFTSGIGLGNFLNSFLVTMVDKITGSNRGKSWIGNNMNDSHLDYYYGFLLVMSTLNLGAFLWASKRYIYKRESTEMKDEFVELEGKAIDLLP is encoded by the exons CAATACTACATATAGCCTACCTACTCTTCCTCCAATTCTTCAGTCCTCAACTTTCTTAACTTCCTACCATCGCTCTAATTTTGGCTTCATTGATCTAATGGAAGCTAATAATGATTACACACAAGATGGCACGGTTGATCTTCGAGGTCAACCTGTTCTTGCTGAGAAAACTGGCAAATGGAAAGCTTGTTCTTTCCTTGTTG GGTATGAAGCATTTGAGAGGATGGCTTTCTATGGGATAGTTTCAAATTTAGTGGTGTACTTAACAACACAACTACATGAAGATACTGTTTCATCAGTTAGGAATGTGAATAACTGGTCTGGTTCAGTTTGGATTACACCTCTTCTTGGAGCCTATGTTGCTGACACTTACTTGGGTCGCTTCTGGACTTTCACTATCTCTTCACTTATTTACGTCATG GGAATGGTGCTTTTGACAATGGCCGTGTCAATTAAATTCATGAAGCCGAGTTGTGAAAATGGAGTATGCAACAAGGCCACTGCATCTCAAATCGCCTTCTTCTACGCATCTCTTTACATAATAGCCATTGGAGCAGGTGGAACAAAGCCTAATATATCCACATTTGGTGCTGACCAATTCGACGACTTTAATCCACAAGAAAAAAAGCTAAAAGTTTCCTTCTTCAATTGGTGGATGTTCAGTACCTTTGCTGGTGCTTTACTTGCTACAATTGGCCTTGTTTACATCCAAGAAAACTTGAGCTGGGGATTAGGATATGGCATTCCAACTGTGGGTCTGATATTTTCTCTAGTCATTTTTTACATTGGAACCCCAAATTACAGGCACAAAGTTAGAAAGTCTCAGTATCCTGCTCGGGACCTATTTCGTGTTCCTATCGTCGCATTTGCCAACAGGAAAATTGAGCTCCCTAATGACCCGTCTGAGCTTCATGAATTTGATATGCAATACTATTTCAGTACTGGAAAACGCCAAGTCCATCACACTCCAGTATTCAG GTTCTTGGACAAGGCTGCAGTCAAACGAGACACTTCAACAGGCTCAAGACCACCATGCACGGTGACTCAGGTCGAAGGAGCCAAGCTAATTATGGGAATGGCCATGATATGGCTAGTAACCCTAATCCCTAGCACCATTTGGGCACAAATAAACACTCTTTTTGTCAAACAGGGCACCACCTTGGACAGACACTTGGGTTCAAGATTTCAGATTCCCGCAGCATCATTGGGAAGCTTTGTGACTCTCACTATGTTATTGTCCGTGCCCATGTACGACCGATATTTCGTGCCTTTTATGCGCAAGAAAACAGGAAATCCTAGGGGAATCACATTACTCCAGAGGCTAGGAACAGGTTTCCTTATCCAAATTGTAGCCATCGCGATTGCTTATGCTATGGAAGTGAGAAGAATGCAAGTCATAAAAATGCACCACATCAACGGGCCTAAAGAAATAGTCCCTATGACAATATTCTGTTTATTGCCTCAGTACGTGCTATTGGGCGTGGCGGATGTGTTTAATGCCATAGGATTGCTGGAATTTTTCTATGATCAATCACCAGAAGATATGCAAAGCCTTGGTACGACGTTTTTCACAAGTGGGATTGGCCTTGGAAATTTCTTGAATAGCTTTTTGGTGACGATGGTGGATAAAATTACTGGGAGTAATAGAGGGAAGAGTTGGATTGGAAACAATATGAATGACTCGCACTTGGATTATTACTATGGTTTCCTCTTGGTCATGTCTACCTTAAATTTAGGAGCATTTTTGTGGGCATCTAAAAGGTATATCTATAAAAGGGAATCTACAGAAATGAAAGACGAATTTGTAGAGTTGGAAGGCAAAGCCATAGACCTTCTTCCTTAG